A single window of Apodemus sylvaticus chromosome 4, mApoSyl1.1, whole genome shotgun sequence DNA harbors:
- the LOC127682946 gene encoding histone H2B type 2-F, producing MPDPAKSAPAPKKGSKKAVTKVQKKDGKKRKRSRKESYSVYVYKVLKQVHPDTGISSKAMGIMNSFVNDIFERIAGEASRLAHYNKRSTITSREIQTAVRLLLPGELAKHAVSEGTKAVTKYTSSK from the coding sequence ATGCCGGATCCAGCCAAGTCTGCTCCTGCTCCCAAGAAGGGCTCGAAGAAAGCTGTTACGAAAGTGCAGAAAAAAGATGGCAAGAAGCGCAAGCGCAGCCGCAAGGAGAGCTATTCTGTCTACGTGTACAAGGTGCTGAAGCAAGTCCACCCTGACACCGGCATCTCCTCTAAGGCCATGGGAATCATGAATTCCTTCGTGAACGACATCTTCGAGCGCATCGCAGGTGAGGCTTCCCGTCTGGCGCATTACAACAAGCGCTCGACCATCACTTCCCGGGAGATCCAGACGGCCGTGCGTCTGCTGCTGCCCGGGGAATTGGCTAAACACGCTGTGTCAGAGGGCACCAAGGCCGTCACCAAGTACACCAGTTCCAAGTGA
- the LOC127682945 gene encoding histone H3 has product MARTKQTARKSTGGKAPRKQLATKAARKSAPATGGVKKPHRYRPGTVALREIRRYQKSTELLIRKLPFQRLVREIAQDFKTDLRFQSSAVMALQEASEAYLVGLFEDTNLCAIHAKRVTIMPKDIQLARRIRGERA; this is encoded by the coding sequence ATGGCCCGTACGAAGCAGACCGCCCGCAAGTCCACCGGCGGCAAGGCCCCGCGCAAGCAGCTGGCCACCAAGGCGGCGCGCAAGAGCGCCCCGGCCACGGGCGGCGTGAAGAAGCCTCACCGCTACCGGCCCGGCACCGTGGCGCTGCGCGAGATCCGGCGCTACCAGAAGTCGACCGAGCTGCTGATCCGCAAGCTGCCGTTCCAGCGCCTGGTGCGCGAAATCGCGCAGGACTTCAAGACGGACCTGCGCTTCCAGAGCTCGGCCGTCATGGCGCTGCAGGAGGCGAGCGAGGCCTACCTGGTGGGGCTGTTCGAGGACACCAACCTGTGCGCCATCCACGCCAAGCGCGTCACCATCATGCCCAAGGACATCCAGCTGGCCCGCCGCATCCGTGGGGAGCGCGCCTGA
- the LOC127682194 gene encoding histone H4 — MSGRGKGGKGLGKGGAKRHRKVLRDNIQGITKPAIRRLARRGGVKRISGLIYEETRGVLKVFLENVIRDAVTYTEHAKRKTVTAMDVVYALKRQGRTLYGFGG, encoded by the coding sequence ATGTCTGGTAGAGGAAAGGGTGGGAAAGGCTTAGGTAAAGGCGGCGCTAAGCGCCACCGCAAGGTTCTGCGGGACAACATCCAGGGCATCACTAAGCCGGCCATCCGCCGCCTGGCTCGGCGCGGCGGTGTCAAGCGCATCTCCGGCCTCATCTACGAGGAGACCCGTGGTGTGCTGAAGGTGTTCCTGGAGAACGTCATCCGCGACGCCGTCACCTACACTGAGCACGCCAAGCGCAAGACCGTCACCGCCATGGATGTGGTGTACGCACTCAAGCGCCAGGGCCGCACCCTCTACGGCTTCGGAGGCTAG